The Mycobacterium seoulense genome has a window encoding:
- a CDS encoding adenylate/guanylate cyclase domain-containing protein, with protein MTSSELQDAEPASDPAPASAPRETAVAHSGEPRKRHKFRRRRLFRIGLQSKLLLTLLLCSILSIGVIGFIGASSGRNALRQVESERLIELRESQARQVRSLFKEVTNSLIVYSGGFSIVEATTAFTDGFAQLSNATITPAQQQALVTYYDDNMIKPIKRMTGEELDRNAIFPSSNAQKYLQAYYTAPYPSISDARKVEDAGDGSAWSAASARYGFYMHDIVTRFEYPDALLLDMQGNVVFSVNKGPDLGTNILTGPYRESNLRDAFQKALRSNDLNFVWITDFQPYQPQLDAPTAWAVSPVGMNGKFNGVMALPLPISKINRIMTAEKHWEAAGMGPATETYLAGPDNLMRSDSRLFLEDPAEYRREAVASGTPPDVVEEAIRLGGTTLVQPVPTAGLRAAQRGQSGVLSATDYLGNRELEAYGPLTVPNSDLHWSILATRDNSDAFARLGRFSRTVVLAVSIMIFAICVASMVMAQLMLRPIRRLQTGTQKISSGDYEVNIPVTTRDEIGDLTAAFNEMSRSLAIKEELLNEQRRENDRLLLALMPESVVQRYREGQETIALEHQGVAVIFAEIVGLDEVSVDVSGDELVGIVDELFRQFDSAADSLGVERIRTFHNGYLASCGVVTPRLDSIHRSVDFAVEMRHIISRFNGQSGHQLRLRVGISTGDVISGLVGRSGLVYDMWGAAVSLAYRMQSGANQSGIYVTSQVYEAMRDVRQFTPAGTISVGGTDQAIYRLSERS; from the coding sequence GTGACATCGAGCGAGCTACAAGACGCGGAGCCGGCTTCCGACCCGGCACCGGCATCCGCCCCGCGCGAAACGGCTGTGGCGCACTCGGGTGAGCCCCGCAAGAGGCATAAGTTCCGCCGTCGTCGGCTTTTCCGGATCGGCCTGCAATCCAAGCTGTTGCTGACGCTGCTGCTCTGCAGCATCCTGTCGATCGGGGTGATCGGTTTCATCGGGGCCTCGTCGGGGCGCAATGCCCTGCGCCAAGTCGAATCCGAACGACTCATCGAACTGCGCGAGTCCCAGGCGCGGCAGGTGCGGTCGCTGTTCAAAGAGGTGACGAATTCGCTCATCGTCTACAGCGGCGGCTTCAGCATCGTCGAGGCGACGACGGCGTTCACCGACGGGTTCGCTCAGTTGTCCAACGCGACCATCACGCCGGCCCAGCAGCAGGCGCTCGTCACCTACTACGACGACAACATGATCAAACCGATCAAGCGAATGACCGGTGAAGAACTCGATCGCAACGCGATCTTCCCGAGTTCCAACGCGCAGAAGTACCTTCAGGCCTACTACACCGCGCCGTACCCGTCGATCTCCGACGCGAGGAAGGTGGAGGACGCCGGCGACGGCAGCGCGTGGTCGGCGGCCAGCGCCCGCTACGGCTTCTACATGCACGACATCGTCACCCGCTTCGAATATCCGGATGCGCTGTTGCTCGACATGCAGGGCAATGTCGTCTTTTCGGTGAACAAGGGCCCCGACCTGGGCACCAACATTCTCACCGGCCCGTACCGGGAATCCAATCTGCGCGACGCATTCCAGAAAGCGTTGCGCTCCAACGACCTCAACTTCGTCTGGATCACCGACTTCCAGCCCTACCAGCCACAGCTCGACGCCCCCACGGCATGGGCGGTGTCGCCGGTGGGGATGAATGGCAAGTTCAACGGCGTCATGGCGCTCCCGCTGCCGATCTCGAAGATCAACCGGATCATGACGGCCGAGAAACACTGGGAGGCCGCCGGGATGGGGCCGGCAACCGAGACCTACCTGGCCGGACCGGACAACCTGATGCGTTCCGACTCAAGGCTTTTCCTGGAGGATCCGGCCGAATACCGGCGTGAGGCCGTGGCATCGGGCACCCCGCCCGACGTGGTGGAGGAAGCGATCCGGCTGGGCGGCACGACGCTGGTGCAGCCCGTCCCGACCGCGGGTCTTCGTGCCGCCCAACGCGGACAGTCCGGGGTCCTCAGCGCCACGGACTATCTGGGCAACAGGGAGTTGGAGGCCTACGGCCCGCTGACCGTACCGAACTCCGACCTGCACTGGTCGATCCTGGCGACGCGGGACAACTCCGACGCGTTCGCGCGCCTGGGTAGGTTCAGCAGGACGGTGGTGTTGGCCGTGTCGATCATGATCTTCGCCATCTGCGTGGCGTCGATGGTGATGGCCCAGCTGATGTTGCGGCCGATCCGCCGGCTGCAGACGGGCACGCAGAAGATCAGCTCCGGCGACTACGAGGTCAACATCCCGGTGACTACGCGTGACGAGATCGGCGATCTCACAGCGGCTTTCAACGAGATGAGCCGCAGCCTGGCGATCAAAGAGGAGTTGCTCAACGAACAGCGCCGGGAGAACGACCGCTTGCTGCTGGCGCTGATGCCCGAGTCCGTCGTCCAGCGATACCGCGAAGGTCAGGAGACCATCGCGCTGGAACACCAAGGCGTGGCCGTCATCTTCGCCGAGATCGTCGGCCTCGACGAGGTTTCCGTGGATGTCTCCGGTGACGAGTTGGTCGGGATCGTCGACGAGCTGTTCCGGCAGTTCGATTCGGCGGCCGACTCCTTGGGCGTCGAGCGGATCCGCACCTTCCACAACGGCTATCTCGCCAGCTGCGGGGTGGTCACGCCGCGGCTGGACAGCATCCACCGCAGCGTCGACTTCGCCGTCGAAATGCGCCACATCATCAGTCGATTCAACGGCCAGTCCGGGCACCAGCTGCGCCTGCGGGTGGGCATCAGCACCGGCGACGTCATCAGCGGACTTGTCGGCCGCTCGGGTCTCGTCTACGACATGTGGGGTGCCGCGGTGAGTCTGGCTTACCGAATGCAAAGTGGCGCAAACCAATCGGGCATCTATGTCACGTCGCAGGTGTACGAGGCGATGCGGGACGTGCGGCAGTTCACGCCGGCGGGCACCATCTCGGTCGGCGGAACCGACCAGGCGATCTACCGGTTGTCGGAGCGATCATGA
- a CDS encoding AAA family ATPase, with the protein MSVPARPKPLFADIEDVSRRLAETGYLPDTATATAVFLADRLGKPLLVEGPAGVGKTELARAVAQATGSGLVRLQCYEGVDEARALYEWNHAKQILRIQAGSGDWDQTKDDVFSEEFLLQRPLLTAIRRTEPTVLLIDETDKADIEIEGLLLEVLSDFAVTVPELGTIAAERTPFVVLTSNATRELSEALKRRCLFLHIDFPSPELERRILLSRVPELPQHLAEELVRIIGVLRGMQLKKVPSIAETIDWGRTLLALGLDTIDDSVVAATLGVVLKHQSDQQRATGELRLN; encoded by the coding sequence GTGAGCGTGCCCGCCCGGCCCAAGCCGTTGTTCGCCGACATCGAAGACGTCTCGAGGCGGTTGGCCGAGACCGGATACCTGCCCGACACCGCCACCGCGACCGCGGTGTTCCTGGCCGACCGGTTGGGCAAGCCGCTGCTGGTGGAGGGCCCCGCCGGTGTGGGCAAGACCGAGCTGGCCCGTGCCGTGGCTCAGGCGACCGGCTCGGGGCTGGTCCGCTTGCAGTGCTACGAGGGGGTGGACGAGGCGCGCGCGCTGTATGAGTGGAACCACGCCAAGCAGATACTTCGTATTCAGGCGGGCTCGGGCGACTGGGATCAGACCAAGGACGACGTGTTCAGCGAGGAATTTCTGCTGCAGCGCCCGTTGTTGACGGCCATCCGGCGCACCGAGCCCACGGTGCTGCTGATCGACGAAACCGACAAGGCCGACATCGAAATCGAGGGTTTGCTGCTCGAGGTGCTTTCCGACTTCGCGGTGACCGTCCCGGAACTGGGCACGATCGCCGCGGAACGGACACCGTTCGTGGTGCTGACCTCCAACGCCACCCGGGAACTGTCCGAGGCCCTCAAGCGTCGTTGCCTGTTCTTGCACATCGACTTTCCCAGCCCCGAATTGGAACGCCGCATTTTGTTGTCGCGGGTGCCCGAGTTGCCGCAGCACCTCGCCGAGGAACTGGTGCGCATCATCGGCGTGCTGCGCGGCATGCAACTCAAGAAGGTGCCGTCCATCGCCGAGACCATCGACTGGGGCCGCACGCTGCTCGCGTTGGGCCTGGACACCATCGACGACTCCGTCGTCGCCGCCACCCTCGGCGTGGTCCTCAAACATCAATCCGACCAGCAGCGCGCGACCGGCGAGCTGCGGTTGAACTAG
- the nadD gene encoding nicotinate-nucleotide adenylyltransferase, whose translation MRRLGVMGGTFDPIHYGHLVAASEVADLFDLDEVVFVPSGQPWQKDRHVSAAEDRYLMTVIATASNPRFSVSRVDIDRAGPTYTKDTLRDLHALNPDSQLYFITGADALASILSWQGWQEMFDLARFVGVSRPGYELRREHVTGVLGELADDVLTLVEIPALAISSTDCRLRAEQRRPLWYLMPDGVVQYVSKRRLYRAGEESKDAVSRSTLPAGNNT comes from the coding sequence CTGCGCAGGCTGGGTGTGATGGGTGGGACGTTCGATCCCATCCATTACGGGCACCTGGTCGCCGCCAGCGAGGTCGCCGACCTGTTCGACCTCGACGAAGTGGTGTTCGTGCCCAGCGGCCAGCCCTGGCAGAAGGATCGGCACGTGTCCGCCGCGGAGGACCGGTACCTGATGACCGTGATCGCCACCGCGTCCAACCCCCGCTTCTCGGTGAGCCGGGTCGACATCGACCGCGCCGGGCCCACCTACACCAAGGACACGCTGCGGGATCTGCACGCCCTCAACCCCGATTCGCAGCTGTACTTCATCACCGGCGCCGACGCGCTCGCCTCCATCCTGTCGTGGCAGGGCTGGCAGGAGATGTTCGACTTGGCACGGTTCGTTGGCGTCAGCCGGCCCGGATACGAGCTGCGCCGTGAACACGTCACCGGCGTGCTGGGCGAGCTGGCCGACGACGTCCTGACGCTCGTGGAGATCCCGGCGCTGGCGATCTCGTCGACCGATTGCCGTCTGCGCGCCGAGCAGCGCCGCCCCCTGTGGTACCTGATGCCCGATGGCGTCGTGCAGTACGTCTCCAAGCGCCGGTTGTATCGCGCCGGCGAAGAATCGAAGGACGCCGTGAGCCGCTCGACCCTGCCCGCCGGGAACAACACGTGA
- a CDS encoding vWA domain-containing protein codes for MAPRRIRPTRPLAPHGLPGHLVGFVEALRGVGISVGPSETVDAGRVMATLGLSDREVLREGIACAVLRRPDHRETYDAMFDLWFPAALGARAVVTDADGDGAPGDDALPPDDVEAMRQMLLDLLTENPDLAGMDDRLVEMIARIVEAYGKYSSSRGPSFSSYQALKAMALDELEGKLLAGLLAPYGDEPTPTQEQIAKALAAQRITQLRKLVDAETKRRTAEQLGRDHVQMYGIPQLSENVEFLRASGEQLRQMQRVVAPLARTLATRLAARRRRSRAGVIDLRKTLRKSMSTGGVPIDVVLAKPRPARPELVVLCDVSGSVAGFSHFTLLLVHALRQQFSRVRVFAFIDTTDEVTHMFGPEADLAVAIQRITREAGVYSRDGHSDYGNAFASFVQAFPNVLSPRSSLLVLGDGRTNYRNPETELLSHMVTASRHAHWLNPEPRHLWGSGDSAVPRYQEVITMHECRSAKQLAAVIDQLLPV; via the coding sequence ATGGCCCCTCGCCGCATCCGGCCCACCCGGCCACTCGCCCCGCACGGACTGCCCGGACATCTGGTCGGTTTCGTGGAAGCGCTTCGCGGAGTTGGCATTTCGGTTGGTCCATCCGAGACTGTGGATGCCGGCCGGGTGATGGCCACCCTGGGTTTGAGCGACCGTGAAGTGCTGCGCGAAGGCATCGCCTGCGCCGTGTTGCGTCGCCCCGATCACCGCGAGACCTACGACGCCATGTTCGACCTGTGGTTCCCCGCTGCGCTGGGCGCACGCGCGGTCGTCACCGACGCGGACGGCGACGGGGCGCCAGGCGATGACGCGTTGCCGCCCGACGATGTCGAGGCGATGCGCCAGATGCTCCTCGACCTGCTCACCGAGAACCCCGACCTCGCCGGCATGGACGATCGGCTGGTCGAGATGATCGCGCGCATCGTGGAGGCGTACGGCAAATACAGTTCCAGCCGCGGCCCGTCGTTCTCCTCGTACCAGGCGCTCAAGGCGATGGCGCTGGACGAATTGGAGGGCAAGTTGCTGGCGGGGCTGCTGGCGCCCTATGGCGACGAGCCGACGCCCACCCAGGAGCAGATCGCCAAAGCGCTCGCCGCGCAGCGGATCACGCAACTTCGCAAGCTGGTCGACGCCGAGACCAAGCGGCGCACCGCCGAACAACTCGGCCGCGACCACGTGCAGATGTACGGCATCCCACAGCTTTCCGAGAACGTCGAGTTCCTGCGCGCCTCCGGTGAGCAGCTGCGCCAGATGCAACGGGTGGTGGCCCCGCTGGCCCGCACGCTGGCCACCCGGCTGGCCGCCCGGCGGCGACGCAGCCGCGCCGGGGTGATCGACCTGCGTAAGACGCTGCGCAAGTCGATGTCCACCGGCGGAGTGCCGATCGACGTGGTGCTGGCCAAACCCCGCCCGGCGCGACCCGAATTGGTGGTGCTGTGCGACGTGTCCGGCTCCGTGGCCGGCTTCAGCCATTTCACCCTGCTGCTGGTACACGCTCTGCGCCAACAGTTTTCGCGCGTCCGGGTGTTCGCGTTCATCGACACCACCGACGAGGTGACCCACATGTTCGGGCCCGAAGCCGATCTGGCCGTGGCGATCCAGCGGATCACCCGGGAGGCCGGGGTGTACAGCCGCGACGGGCATTCCGACTACGGCAACGCGTTCGCGTCGTTCGTGCAGGCGTTCCCCAATGTGCTGTCGCCGCGCAGCTCGCTGCTGGTGCTCGGGGACGGCCGCACCAACTACCGCAACCCCGAGACCGAGCTGTTGTCCCACATGGTGACGGCCAGCCGCCACGCGCACTGGCTCAATCCCGAGCCCAGGCACCTGTGGGGCAGCGGCGACTCGGCGGTGCCGCGCTACCAGGAGGTCATCACGATGCACGAGTGCCGGTCGGCCAAGCAGCTCGCCGCGGTGATCGACCAGCTGCTGCCGGTGTAG
- a CDS encoding glutamate-5-semialdehyde dehydrogenase, whose translation MSLQAPFRSGEAQQGEADLRREVHNAARRARVASRVLALLPTVAKDQALRSAAGAIAAHTELILSANAEDLSAAEAVGTPTAMLDRLALDAKRVEGIAAGLRQVAGLPDPVGEVLRGYTLPNGLHLRQQRVPLGVVGMIYEGRPNVTVDAFGLALKSGNAVLLRGSSSAARSNQALVQVLRASLVSEDLPADAVQLLSAADRATVTHLIQARGLVDVVIPRGGASLINAVVRDAQVPTIETGVGNCHVYVHEGADLDVAERILLNSKTRRPSVCNAAETLLVDAAIAKKALPRLVAALEDAGVTVHGGFSADAAEDDLRREYLSMDIAVAVVDGIDAAIAHINEYGTGHTEAIVTSNMAAAQRFSDGVDAAAVMINASTAFTDGEQFGFGAEIGISTQKLHARGPMGLPELTSTKWIAWGDGQVRPA comes from the coding sequence ATGAGTCTGCAAGCACCCTTTCGCAGCGGAGAGGCTCAGCAGGGAGAGGCCGACTTGCGCCGGGAGGTGCACAACGCCGCTCGCCGCGCCCGGGTCGCCTCCCGCGTCCTGGCACTGTTGCCCACCGTCGCCAAGGACCAGGCGCTGCGCTCCGCGGCCGGCGCGATAGCGGCCCACACCGAATTGATCCTCTCGGCCAACGCCGAAGATCTCAGCGCCGCCGAAGCCGTCGGCACACCGACAGCGATGCTCGACCGCCTGGCGCTCGACGCCAAACGGGTCGAGGGCATCGCCGCCGGCCTGCGCCAGGTCGCCGGGTTACCCGACCCGGTAGGGGAGGTGCTGCGCGGCTACACCCTGCCCAACGGTTTGCATCTGCGGCAGCAGCGCGTGCCGCTCGGGGTCGTCGGCATGATCTATGAGGGCCGGCCCAACGTCACCGTCGACGCCTTCGGCCTGGCGCTCAAGTCGGGCAACGCGGTGTTGTTGCGCGGAAGTTCCTCGGCGGCGCGATCCAACCAGGCGCTGGTGCAAGTGCTGCGGGCTTCGCTGGTCAGCGAGGACCTGCCGGCCGATGCGGTGCAACTGCTTTCGGCCGCCGACCGCGCCACGGTGACGCACCTGATCCAGGCCCGCGGCCTGGTCGACGTGGTGATACCGCGTGGGGGAGCGAGTTTGATCAACGCGGTGGTCCGCGACGCGCAGGTGCCCACGATCGAGACCGGCGTCGGCAACTGCCACGTGTATGTGCACGAAGGGGCCGACCTGGATGTCGCGGAACGCATCCTGCTGAACTCCAAAACCCGCCGGCCCAGCGTCTGCAACGCCGCCGAGACGCTGTTGGTGGACGCCGCGATCGCCAAGAAGGCGCTGCCGCGGCTGGTGGCCGCCCTCGAGGATGCGGGTGTGACCGTGCACGGAGGGTTCTCAGCGGATGCGGCGGAGGACGACCTGCGCCGTGAGTACCTGTCGATGGACATCGCGGTCGCGGTGGTCGACGGCATCGACGCCGCGATCGCTCACATCAACGAGTACGGAACCGGACACACCGAAGCGATCGTCACCAGCAATATGGCCGCGGCGCAACGGTTTAGCGACGGTGTGGACGCCGCCGCGGTGATGATCAACGCGTCGACGGCCTTCACCGACGGTGAGCAGTTCGGTTTCGGCGCCGAAATCGGCATCTCCACCCAGAAATTGCATGCGCGGGGTCCGATGGGGCTGCCGGAGCTGACCTCGACCAAATGGATCGCGTGGGGCGACGGGCAAGTCCGTCCCGCCTGA
- the rsfS gene encoding ribosome silencing factor — protein MTATREAIDMATVAAGAAAAKLADDVVVIDVSGQLVITDCFVIASASNERQVNAIVDEVEEKMRRAGYKPARREGTREGRWTLLDYRDIVVHIQHQDDRDFYALDRLWGDCPVVPVDLAEVPEEDSAGTQ, from the coding sequence GTGACCGCCACCCGGGAGGCCATCGACATGGCGACCGTGGCGGCCGGCGCGGCCGCCGCGAAGCTGGCCGACGACGTCGTCGTGATCGACGTGTCGGGTCAGCTGGTCATCACGGACTGCTTCGTCATCGCGTCGGCCTCCAACGAGCGGCAGGTCAACGCCATCGTCGACGAGGTCGAGGAGAAGATGCGCCGGGCCGGTTACAAGCCGGCGCGCCGCGAGGGCACCCGAGAGGGGCGCTGGACGCTGCTGGACTACCGCGACATCGTGGTGCACATCCAGCACCAGGACGACCGCGACTTCTACGCCCTGGACCGGTTGTGGGGTGACTGCCCGGTGGTGCCGGTGGACCTGGCCGAGGTTCCCGAAGAAGATTCGGCGGGCACGCAATGA
- the gpgP gene encoding glucosyl-3-phosphoglycerate phosphatase, giving the protein MTIRRLIMLRHGQTEFNAGSRMQGQLDSQLSELGRAQAIAAAEVLGKLQPLLIVSSDLHRAYDTAIRLGERTGLPIRVDPRLRETHLGDWQGLTHTEVDAQAPGARLAWREDATWAPHGGESRVDVAARSVPLVAELASGEPEWGDPQHADRPVVLVAHGGLIAALSAALLKLPVANWPTLGGMGNASWVQLSGHSDDPGASDADFDAIRWRLDVWNASAQVSNDVL; this is encoded by the coding sequence ATGACCATTCGTCGCCTGATCATGTTGCGGCACGGGCAAACCGAGTTCAACGCAGGCAGCCGGATGCAGGGCCAGCTCGATTCCCAACTCAGCGAACTCGGCCGGGCGCAAGCGATCGCCGCCGCCGAGGTGCTGGGCAAGCTGCAGCCGTTGCTGATCGTGTCGTCGGATCTGCATCGCGCCTACGACACGGCCATCAGGCTGGGGGAGCGGACCGGCCTGCCCATCCGGGTGGACCCGCGGCTGCGCGAGACCCATCTGGGCGACTGGCAGGGATTGACGCACACCGAGGTCGACGCGCAGGCCCCCGGGGCCCGGCTGGCCTGGCGAGAAGACGCCACCTGGGCACCGCATGGCGGCGAGAGCCGGGTCGACGTCGCCGCCCGCAGCGTGCCGTTGGTCGCCGAATTGGCGTCCGGCGAGCCGGAATGGGGCGACCCGCAGCATGCGGACCGGCCCGTGGTGCTGGTGGCCCACGGTGGCCTGATCGCCGCGCTGTCCGCCGCGCTGTTGAAGCTTCCCGTGGCCAACTGGCCGACATTGGGCGGCATGGGCAATGCCAGCTGGGTGCAGCTTTCCGGCCATTCGGACGACCCCGGCGCCTCAGACGCGGATTTCGACGCTATCCGCTGGCGCCTCGACGTGTGGAACGCTTCGGCGCAGGTGTCCAACGATGTCCTCTGA
- a CDS encoding cation transporter: MGDGCAEGCGCESTDIATARHPARDAEWVWAARWARRLAWASLVWMCAEGALGLWQGFAVGSISLIGWALGSAVEGLASVIVVWRFTGSRTLSETSERRAQRGVAVSFWLIAPYIAFESIRNLLTGARPETTLIGMILTAVALVLMPLLGWAKRRLGARLDSRATAGEGTQNYLCAAQSAAVLLALAVIAVWSGGWWLDPAVGLVIAGLAVREGLEAWRGEECGC; encoded by the coding sequence ATGGGCGACGGGTGCGCTGAGGGGTGTGGCTGCGAGTCGACCGACATCGCGACCGCCCGACATCCGGCGCGCGACGCCGAATGGGTGTGGGCGGCCCGCTGGGCGCGTCGGCTCGCGTGGGCCAGCCTGGTCTGGATGTGCGCGGAGGGCGCGCTCGGCCTGTGGCAAGGGTTCGCGGTCGGTTCCATCTCCCTGATCGGCTGGGCGCTCGGCAGCGCGGTCGAGGGCCTGGCGAGTGTGATCGTCGTGTGGCGGTTCACGGGTTCACGCACGCTGTCGGAGACTTCGGAGCGGCGGGCGCAGCGCGGGGTGGCCGTTTCGTTCTGGCTCATCGCGCCTTACATCGCTTTCGAATCGATCCGGAATCTGCTCACCGGGGCCCGCCCCGAGACCACGCTGATCGGGATGATCCTGACCGCCGTGGCGCTGGTTCTGATGCCCCTTCTGGGATGGGCCAAGCGGAGACTCGGCGCGCGCCTGGATTCGCGGGCCACCGCGGGCGAGGGCACGCAAAACTATTTGTGCGCCGCGCAGTCCGCGGCGGTGTTGCTCGCGCTGGCCGTCATCGCCGTCTGGTCGGGCGGCTGGTGGCTGGACCCCGCGGTCGGCTTGGTCATCGCCGGCCTTGCGGTGCGGGAGGGTCTCGAGGCGTGGCGCGGTGAGGAATGCGGATGCTGA
- a CDS encoding mechanosensitive ion channel domain-containing protein, with the protein MNLFQSSWFYWAIGVAFGFPVVLILLTELHRMLLRRNSHLARQISLLRNYLLPLGALLLLLVKASQVPAGDGAVRILTTMFGLLVLVLVLSALNATVFEGAPEESWRKRLPTIFVDVARFGVIGVGLTVMLSLIWGVRIGGLFTALGVTSVVIGLMLQNSVGQVVSGLFLLFEQPFRIDEWLDTGTARGRVVEVNWRSVHIDTGSGIRIMPNSMLASTSFTNLSRPSRAYDCAITTKFAAGDSPDKVCAMLTRIAAALPARKAEILPTTVALGGAQYRTTIRLISPADAEATEATFLRWAWYAARRARLRLDGADDDYSTKQRVEKALRTVVAPALRLSHTDQQSLVPYAKIVRYGADEILESAGQVSPGMTFLVAGRVRLTATTDDGSVVPVTTLDEGSFLGLTALTRQPNLAGAYALDEVTALQIDREHLEHLVMRKPLLLQDLGRLIEERQTKVRQVTQHERIGPTRPGAPTPAKPLR; encoded by the coding sequence ATGAACTTGTTCCAATCATCGTGGTTCTACTGGGCCATCGGCGTCGCGTTCGGATTCCCGGTCGTTTTGATCCTGCTCACCGAGCTGCATCGCATGCTGCTGCGCCGAAACAGCCACCTGGCCAGGCAGATAAGCCTGCTGCGCAACTACCTGCTGCCGCTGGGTGCGCTGTTGCTGCTGCTCGTCAAGGCTTCGCAGGTGCCGGCCGGGGATGGCGCGGTGCGGATCCTCACGACGATGTTCGGCCTGCTGGTGTTGGTGCTGGTGCTGTCCGCCCTGAACGCCACGGTATTCGAGGGGGCGCCCGAAGAGAGCTGGCGCAAACGACTGCCCACCATCTTCGTCGACGTCGCCCGCTTCGGGGTCATCGGCGTCGGCCTGACGGTGATGCTGTCCTTGATCTGGGGCGTCCGGATCGGCGGCTTGTTCACCGCGTTGGGCGTCACATCGGTGGTCATCGGCCTGATGCTGCAGAACTCCGTCGGCCAGGTCGTGTCCGGCTTGTTCCTGCTGTTCGAGCAGCCGTTCCGGATCGACGAATGGCTGGACACTGGCACGGCGCGGGGGCGCGTCGTCGAGGTGAACTGGCGATCGGTGCACATCGACACCGGCAGCGGAATCCGCATCATGCCCAACTCGATGCTGGCCAGCACCTCGTTCACCAACCTCAGTCGCCCGTCCCGCGCGTATGACTGCGCGATCACCACCAAGTTCGCGGCCGGCGATTCCCCGGACAAGGTGTGCGCGATGCTGACGCGGATCGCCGCGGCGCTGCCGGCCCGCAAAGCCGAAATCCTGCCCACCACGGTGGCCTTGGGCGGCGCCCAGTACCGCACGACCATCCGGTTGATCTCTCCGGCCGACGCCGAAGCCACCGAAGCGACCTTCCTGCGCTGGGCTTGGTATGCCGCGCGGCGGGCGCGCCTGCGGCTCGACGGTGCCGACGACGACTACTCCACCAAACAACGCGTGGAAAAGGCGTTGCGCACGGTGGTCGCGCCCGCGTTGCGGCTCAGTCATACCGATCAGCAATCGCTGGTCCCGTACGCGAAGATCGTCCGCTACGGTGCGGACGAGATTCTCGAGTCCGCCGGGCAGGTCTCGCCCGGCATGACCTTCTTGGTGGCCGGCCGGGTGCGCTTGACCGCGACGACCGACGACGGGTCGGTGGTGCCCGTCACCACGCTGGACGAGGGATCGTTCCTCGGCCTGACCGCGCTCACCCGCCAGCCCAACCTCGCCGGCGCGTACGCGCTGGACGAGGTGACGGCGCTACAGATCGATCGTGAGCACCTCGAGCATCTGGTGATGCGTAAGCCGTTGCTGCTGCAAGACTTAGGGCGGCTCATCGAGGAGCGGCAAACCAAGGTGCGACAGGTGACTCAGCATGAGCGGATCGGCCCGACCCGCCCCGGGGCACCGACGCCGGCGAAACCGCTCCGCTGA
- the octT gene encoding diglucosylglycerate octanoyltransferase translates to MSSDARPTLLIFADSLAYYGPTGGLPADDPRIWPNIVAAQLGWDVELIGRIGWTCRDIWWAATQDPRAWAALPRAGAVIFATGGMDSLPSVLPTALRELIRYVRPPRLRRWVRDGYGWLQPRLSPVARSALPPHLSAEYLEQTRGAIDFNRPGIPIVASLPSVHIADTYARAHHGRPGTVAAITEWAQSHDVPLVDLKAAVAEHIMSGRGNPDGIHWNFEAHQAVAELMLKALAEAGVATMQSAQRDEEKPRIQTGVATMQSAQRDEEKPRIQTGVATDEPRG, encoded by the coding sequence ATGTCCTCTGACGCCCGGCCCACCCTGCTGATATTCGCCGACTCGCTGGCCTACTACGGGCCCACCGGCGGGCTGCCCGCCGACGATCCCCGTATCTGGCCCAATATCGTTGCCGCACAACTCGGTTGGGATGTGGAGCTGATCGGCCGTATCGGCTGGACCTGCCGGGACATCTGGTGGGCGGCTACCCAGGACCCGCGTGCCTGGGCCGCGCTGCCCAGGGCCGGCGCGGTGATCTTCGCGACCGGCGGCATGGATTCGCTGCCGTCGGTGCTGCCGACCGCCCTGCGCGAGTTGATCCGCTATGTGCGCCCGCCGCGGCTGCGGCGCTGGGTCCGCGACGGCTACGGCTGGCTGCAGCCCAGGCTCTCACCGGTGGCCCGCTCCGCGCTGCCCCCGCACCTCAGCGCCGAGTACCTCGAACAGACGCGCGGCGCAATCGACTTCAACCGCCCCGGCATCCCCATCGTGGCGTCCCTGCCGTCGGTGCACATCGCCGACACCTACGCCCGCGCCCACCACGGCCGCCCGGGAACCGTAGCGGCGATCACCGAGTGGGCCCAAAGCCACGATGTTCCCCTGGTGGATCTCAAAGCGGCTGTGGCCGAACACATCATGAGTGGGCGGGGAAATCCCGACGGCATTCACTGGAATTTCGAAGCCCACCAGGCGGTGGCCGAGTTGATGCTCAAGGCGCTGGCCGAGGCCGGCGTGGCGACGATGCAGAGCGCGCAGCGCGATGAGGAGAAGCCGCGCATTCAGACCGGCGTGGCGACGATGCAGAGCGCGCAGCGCGATGAGGAGAAGCCGCGCATTCAGACCGGCGTGGCGACCGACGAGCCGCGCGGATAG